The nucleotide window gccatcACCACTTCGGGAGGTGGCTCCGACTCTTCGGGCTCCGATTCGAGATGCTCTGACTCGAGGTACTCTGTCTCCATCGTCGGATCCTCCTCCGGGGGCAGCTGGTCCGTAAGccgtcgcgccgccgcccactcCTGGACCCTCTTCCGCCGcgcgacctcctcgtcgtcgtcatcgttaTCGTCACCGTGattgtcgacgacgtcctcgccggccagggcTAGCCGCTCGGCGACCCTCATCTTCGTCCACGACGACTTCAGAATCTGCCGCTGCGCCTCCGACTGCCTCAGCCACTTGCAGAAGCGCTCGTTGGACCTCTGCCACTTCTTatcctccgcctcccgcgccgcctctccctctcccccgtcgtcgttcgtcccaccctcctcctcgtcgtcctcctccatTGGaatcgccgccggcgcctcgtcGACACGCGCAGCCGACGCCCGCAGCTgctccctctcctccagcgCCGTCACGGCCCGTCCGGCCTGGAAATACcgcccggccgccgagatggccatctcctcggccgcctgcAGGTTCGACCGCGCCGTCCGGCACACGTCGGCGTGGGTGCCGCAGTCGCGCCGAACGCGCTCCCTgcggtcctcggcggcggcgagggcacgCTCGAGAgtgtcgatggcggcgttgacgtcCTCGAACTCTTGCATCTGGCGCTTCATGAGGGCCAGCGACGTATCGCACAGCTGCCGCGCgcgctcgagggcggcgtcggcctgcAGCTTGTCGCGCTCGGCGTCATCGCGCTCCGTGATGGCGCACCGGGCGTCCCGGAAGTCAATGTGCTTGCCGCTGTGGCCGCAGTTGCGGCAGACGTCGGGGTCCATGGCCGGGCTGGGACTTTTGTTCCGTTTCGGAGTAAAGTGTTAAACTCCAATGGACGACTATGACCCCATGTCAGCTTAGGTGacccctttctctccctgCCCGTAATGAAGGCATCTAGGATCCTCCCAAGATTCAGCACGGGGCGTCTCACCTTTGCGTGGTTCGGGGATCTCGCTACGGTGGAGATGTCAGAGACGAGGCATGTGTACACAGTACAGCGTAGATGATGTAGGGATAAAGGTGGACATGGACGGGCACAGATGAGCGGGAGATCGAGAAGAGAAACCTTCTCAGCACATTAGAACATCCTGGAGGGCAAcgaggggagagaaggagggtcacgatcctctctctccatggCAGAGGACCCCCGTTTTCTGCCGGGGGCGTGGGTGGATCTTGGATCTCATGGTTGGGTTTAGCGACATTGACACGACCCCATTTGGGCCGGGACGAGATTTGCCATAGTTTCGCTGGGCAGATGGGCGTCGTCATTGGGCCGGGATGCAGAGTCAGTTGTGCTCGAAGCTGCGCGGCGGCATGTTGATTATTCACCAGTTGACTCTCGGCTCTGCTGAAGATAGTTCAGAACCGCCTCAACGGTCGAAGACggcaaaaagaaaggaaactGAAccccgggggggggacggtGTGTTCCAACGGCTTGGTTCCATGCCATCCATCCGTATCCATGGCTGCCGGCATCACCTACGACCCTGGCTGATGTACGAGCACGACCCCGGCTGAAGCTTATGGACGTTCCCACACCGTTCTGTGGCTTCGATGCCGATTCGCTCATATGGTCTCTCCATCGGGTCCCTGTGGTTTGTTTCGAGTCCCGTTGCCGGGCCAAAGAAAAGGAGAATGGAGACACACATGTCCCATCCCAATCCCACTGACATCTTGACAAGGGGGGTCTCTCTTCAAAGTTTGCACAACTGGGTTTTCTCTTTGAGGGACTCCACCGAGATTGCAACCGAATGGGGCAAAGCGGCTCAGGTGGCCCGCCACGGATCCAGCGGGACTTCATGACTCTCACTTTCGGTTACGTGCCCAGGTAGGGGAgcatgggggggggggggcaacCCAGGGGATCTGTTGATTCAAGGATAGCCAGATGGGTTGATGATGAGATAGGTTTGATGACAATTCCTGACCCAACATCCGTACCATGCTTCATAATCCACAATGTTGGAGGTGTTTGGCCAAGACTCATTGTTTCATCCATTTGTTCCTGCTTTACTCATAATACAGGACTGCGTTGTATGTCATGCAACTATCCTGTGGCATCCGCGCTGTATCTGGGGTGTGTCCGGCCCCGTTAGTCCGGTCTGCCGGGTGGTTCACCGGGGCCGGGCCGCAGCCGTCAGCCGTTGGCCGGCCGAATTGCCGCCTCGGCACCAGAGGATTCACGGCTTGCTGCATCCTTTGCTGGACCATGCAAGTCTTCTGCTGCCTGAGTTAGCGCCGGTCTCGGTCAGATGTGCTCCGGCGACCCCCCCTAACGGCATCTTTGACTATACCAGGACAACAAGTGCTCCTGCAACGCAACTCTCCACCATGTGTTCAGAGGGGGTTCCGCGAGTACGGCGAATGCCGATAGCCCCGGCCTTGGGCTGCTTGCTGCCTTTGACTCGGCGGTCCATGCCTCCTCGCCGATGTCTTCGGGCCTGATCCCTCAGGACGCGGGTGCAATCGAACATGATCTTCCTCTGGGCCATTCCGGGGTAAGAATGCCATTGTGTCACCCGTTTCTGCCTCCAGAGGGTTAGGCATACTCTCAAAGGAAGCGTTCAGAGTCTGCTCGAGCCAGCTCTCCACACTCCTGTCTGCTGcgacctcgccatcggcaacACCTGCCCGGGGCGGCTTCTCGTCCCCTCCTCTACACCGGCGTCTTCGCTGACCGAGCGGCTCCGCGAACGAGACCCGACTGCGCGTAGGCCGGTTGTTCTCCTTGTTCTCGTCCCACCCGGCCATGTCACCCCGGCCCCCGTCTTCAACCTCCTCCGCCCGGAAGCGCGCTTCCGTGTCCGCCAGATTGCGGAAGGCGTCTTTCACTCCCATGAACGCAACTGGGCACTTAATGATCGAGAGCCTGTGTCCGGTCTGGACCAGGCCCGGGTCTCTCCAGCGTGCGTTGAAGTTCTCTTGGATCTTTGCTCGGCGAGCATACGCTTCCCGGAGGGAGGCGTGCAGTGTCTGGATGTGCTCATCTTCGAGGGCGAGCAAGTTGCGCAGAAACTCCGATTCGCGCAGATAGTCCCGATCCTCGGCCGCGCACTTTTCGGATTCGCGCTCGACCAACCCGAGCTGCCTTGCGGCTATTTGGACGCCGTCCAACTTGGGGCGCGGCCCTTCACCCACCGTGGCCCGTCGGCCGTATCCTTCGTGAAGGGCGGCCGACCGCAAGGGCTCCCATGCGCGCCTCCAGCTCGAGTCATTGGGGGTGCCCGTCTGGCTCTGTCAGTGTCGTAGCGAATGGCATTGGCGTGGTGCTTGATGTTACCTCGTCCATCTTATCTCGACCCACGTCTCGTGTGATGTCTTAGTGGCCAAGCTACCAGGAGTATGATATGAGtagtgagtgagagtgagattgaaagtgagagtgagagtgaaaATGAGACTGAAACTGAGAGTAACACTGAGACTGAGAGTGAAGAATGAGAGTGAGGGTGAAAGTGAAGATGAGGAGAGATGGATCTGAACGCGTTAATCTCGGCCCAAAGACGCGTCCCTAAACACACGCGCGCGGGGATGGAACCCTGGTCCCTTGACCCTTCGACCCCCCAAACCGGGCCCTTGTCCATTAGCATGCACCCAGTATAG belongs to Colletotrichum higginsianum IMI 349063 chromosome 5, whole genome shotgun sequence and includes:
- a CDS encoding UbiD family decarboxylase, encoding MDPDVCRNCGHSGKHIDFRDARCAITERDDAERDKLQADAALERARQLCDTSLALMKRQMQEFEDVNAAIDTLERALAAAEDRRERVRRDCGTHADVCRTARSNLQAAEEMAISAAGRYFQAGRAVTALEEREQLRASAARVDEAPAAIPMEEDDEEEGGTNDDGGEGEAAREAEDKKWQRSNERFCKWLRQSEAQRQILKSSWTKMRVAERLALAGEDVVDNHGDDNDDDDEEVARRKRVQEWAAARRLTDQLPPEEDPTMETEYLDGDGAASATGGSLTGKDGPHASRTGIKDESKDRKGSESGSGSGGDSNTDDTADPGEGTRTTHRAEGREPDALGADETDDGDDGGDEDQEGACDDAETSSGDEDGWDRYCCELRWRRRAAGGKDSGADREDAGARPGHRDGTGGGGGGGDGGNDSRAAAESYETEISQGAAVSAAECATEVEVRKLFVMCWEWLVEVYIYTCLLMAGGRRSVMRRASLPVHTYPD